One genomic window of Candoia aspera isolate rCanAsp1 chromosome 12, rCanAsp1.hap2, whole genome shotgun sequence includes the following:
- the SHROOM4 gene encoding protein Shroom4 produces the protein MPSGAFPAAACQARGPRDGAMEQPSGQSQRPPAQPEPDPPQLASRLLVSFQYLHVQLAGGAPWGFTLRGGLEHGEPLIVSKVEDGGKAALSQKMCSGDELVNINGTPLYGSRQEALILIKGSYRTLKMIIRRRNVPIIRPHSWHLAKLSEVRTEAATMTFPADPLSLSWHLGCETSDLPLPWDPLSPHCVTERSGSLESMGSLDPPGRAYYEGGLSPIDPALRQSQRDSAYSSFSASSSTSDSAPRPEESGPVDSAQPSQLPEPRYLQTGGELAGPPLPAPGTGLPSGTQPGSLPSPAKAAAAPPRPPVRQDSLRACGSPPEAPRPPSHTGPLCPEGPWSSDSPLCTPGGDPHGPGGKLASTGPLKDSLFTDQYYLLSSHTEQHPAMEKGPPNPHCPLAEENTRRPSGGPLKEKAHEAEPDSHRSAPSPWEAGWAGPLGHRHSIPEHLLVAELQALDVSRGQEGPRWTVSPLHKEEKNLPAPEPWLSPGHHGQDTRGRTEELDPLPASLGGPPSPPRGACTALGRPQSALAGLAGSPPPPPFGKARAAPSGLQAAPTVDTLPNAARSPPAAQKRGSAQHRSAHTRRRSDRFATNLRNEIQWRKAQLQKAKGVKVLGCEVEPARETEEPPAHTRAPAPPPPLGLGEGKPHGSSGLPAVPPKHWGSELSVFGGKSAPCSPQRPSGDLMPKEETAWLEKSLPPARRGGRWRWSPEHKLQPQESEPEPSSQPPAEEPGLLPFADRRKFFEETSQPPSSRPTGSQQGRLGSAQSPEAEKPGTAEHRGSRRHSLDQCYWCPASPPSYQDFRPEVLGLCKPLARHSADREGWRPLPCSCTLREACSYSFREECAMLHARNVPMSSSHCAHHCHPCPWSCCSDCCCPAQQKLLEDGGPWQARKPFQMELPVDQWEPPAMDRAGSQSISQLLQHKMAFARVSPFWTCFERAEPAWSPFCRAASTRNLSWDCKQSRWAVEKVGSEAGPSELRKPCLRERAYSESHLCVEPAGMSAREWREVPLAKLEETGQKSPLCQARRKAVPPPRPPPPNWEKYRPSWASHQQLLPAQAGLPAHSDDSWGPNQSGLEAARQRSRSLPAERLWSNRPQLQSPPLPSVAPSGALSLQEQNNHHFYCHSSPHRSLEWLMPEASGQSGSPRQVASHLASSVQGAKWLEGGVRKTVPGEASAEAATPLAEEATDEHPLDEEQERPVSSPLEPSPSLHPPHCVPASRDATGESSWASWRAGPPPSRLNSEELMRDVAGRDRSLARVLSSGLGLRSAAEVMGDLFPASDGPPWRGQDWSPLGSGPSCPERQQMPLEPPASGGATSPTTSLTYYNLSASKAELLSKTMDRSQVATAGSEEEELDPDLAQKKVQLIESIGRKLAVLQEAQQGLQDELSANVALGREVENYIKEACKPHELEKFRLVMGDLDKMVNLLLSLSGRLARVENALSVLDAEEGEEEEEEKMALLEKKRQLLAQLEDAKELQEHVAQREQLISASVSRCLPAEQLQDYQHFVRMKSALAIQQRQLDEKIKLGEEQLRCLWESLPRRPREH, from the exons ATGCCGAGCGGCGCTTTCCCGGCTGCCGCGTGTCAGGCCCGGGGACCGCGGGATGGCGCCATGGAGCAGCCGTCGGGGCAGAGCCAGCGGCCCCCGGCGCAGCCCGAGCCCGACCCGCCGCAGCTGGCGAGCCGACTCCTGGTCTCCTTCCAGTACCTGCACGTGCAGCTGGCCGGCGGCGCGCCCTGGGGCTTCACCCTGCGGGGCGGGCTGGAGCACGGCGAGCCGCTCATCGTCTCGAAG GTGGAAGATGGAGGGAAGGCGGCCCTCTCGCAGAAGATGTGCTCTGGTGATGAACTGGTGAACATCAACGGCACCCCTCTCTACGGCTCTCGGCAGGAAGCACTCATCCTGATCAAGGGGTCCTACCGCACGCTCAAGATGATCATCCGGAG GAGGAACGTGCCCATCATCAGGCCCCACTCATGGCATCTGGCCAAGCTCTCCGAGGTCCGGACTGAAGCTGCCACCATGACCTTTCCTGCTGACCCCCTCAGCCTCTCCTGGCATTTGGGCTGCGAGACAAG TGACCTGCCTTTGCCGTGGGACCCTCTTTCTCCCCACTGCGTCACAGAAAGGAGCGGCTCCCTCGAGAGCATGGGAAGTCTGGACCCGCCTGGCCGGGCCTACTACGAGGGCGGTCTCTCCCCCATCGACCCGGCCCTGCGCCAGAGCCAGCGGGACTCTGCCTACAGCTCCTTCTCCGCCAGCTCCAGCACCTCCGACTCCGCGCCACGGCCCGAGGAGAGCGGCCCCGTGGACAGCGCCCAGCCCAGCCAGCTGCCAGAGCCCCGCTACCTGCAAACGGGTGGCGAGCTGGCAGGCCCACCCCTCCCAGCCCCTGGCACCGGGCTCCCCTCTGGCACTCAGCCAGGCTCCCTTCCCAGCCCTGCCAAGGCAGCTGCCGCCCCTCCCCGGCCACCTGTGAGGCAGGACAGTCTGCGTGCGTGTGGCTCTCCCCCGGAAGCCCCGAGACCCCCCTCCCACACAGGTCCTTTGTGTCCCGAGGGTCCGTGGAGCTCGGACTCCCCCCTCTGCACACCCGGTGGAGATCCCCACGGGCCCGGGGGGAAGCTGGCCAGCACAGGCCCCCTGAAGGACTCTCTGTTCACTGACCAGTACTACCTGCTGAGCTCACACACAGAGCAACACCCTGCGATGGAGAAGGGCCCGCCAAACCCTCACTGCCCCTTGGCTGAGGAGAACACCAGACGCCCCTCGGGAGGCCCCCTGAAAGAGAAGGCGCACGAGGCGGAGCCAGACAGCCACAGAAGTGCCCCATCTCCCTGGGAGGCAGGCTGGGCTGGGCCCTTGGGCCATCGCCACAGCATCCCAGAACACTTGCTGGTGGCCGAGTTGCAGGCCCTGGATGTCtcccgtggccaggagggccctCGCTGGACAGTGTCCCCGCTGCACAAGGAGGAGAAGAACCTGCCGGCACCAGAGCCGTGGCTGAGTCCAGGCCACCATGGCCAGGACACCCGTGGACGAACAGAAGAGCTGGATCCTCTCCCAGCTTCTCTGGGGGGGCCGCCTTCTCCACCTCGGGGTGCTTGCACAGCACTAGGGAGGCCCCAGAGTGCCCTTGCTGGCCTGGCAGGTTCCCCGCCGCCACCACCATTTGGAAAGGCCAGAGCCGCCCCATCAGGCCTCCAGGCAGCCCCCACCGTGGATACTTTGCCAAATGCTGCCAGGAGCCCACCAGCTGCCCAGAAGCGGGGCTCGGCCCAGCATCGCTCTGCACACACCCGCCGACGTAGTGACCGCTTTGCCACCAACTTGCGGAACGAGATCCAGTGGCGCAAAGCCCAGCTCCAGAAGGCAAAAGGCGTGAAGGTGCTGGGGTGTGAGGTGGAGCCTGCCCGAGAGACCGAGGAGCCCCCTGCCCACACCAGGGCTCCTGCCCCACCCCCTCCCTTGGGCTTAGGAGAGGGCAAGCCCCATGGCTCTTCCGGGCTGCCGGCTGTGCCCCCCAAGCACTGGGGCTCCGAGCTGAGTGTGTTTGGTGGGAAGAGCGCACCGTGCAGCCCCCAGAGGCCGTCTGGGGACCTGATGCCCAAGGAGGAGACCGCTTGGCTGGAGAAGTCTCTGCCGCCAGCCCGCAGAGGAGGCCGCTGGCGGTGGTCCCCGGAGCACAAGCTGCAGCCTCAGGAGTCGGAGCCAGAGCCATCCTCACAGCCACCTGCGGAGGAACCCGGCCTTCTGCCTTTCGCCGACCGGCGGAAGTTCTTCGAGGAGACGAGCCAGCCGCCATCCTCCAGGCCCACGGGCTCCCAGCAGGGCAGGCTAGGCAGTGCACAGTCCCCCGAGGCAGAGAAGCCAGGGACCGCCGAGCACAGGGGCTCCCGCCGCCACTCCCTTGACCAGTGCTACTGGTGCCCGGCATCGCCACCCAGCTACCAGGACTTCCGGCCAGAGGTGCTGGGGTTGTGCAAGCCCCTGGCTCGACACAGTGCAGACCGCGAGGGTTGGCGGCCTCTTCCTTGCTCTTGCACCCTCCGAGAAGCCTGCAGCTACAGCTTCCGGGAGGAGTGCGCCATGCTGCATGCAAGGAACGTGCCAATGTCATCCAGCCACTGTGCCCACCATTGTCACCCCTGTCCCTGGAGCTGCTGCAGTGACTGCTGTTGCCCAGCTCAGCAGAAGCTCCTGGAAGACGGCGGTCCCTGGCAAGCAAGGAAGCCTTTCCAGATG GAATTGCCGGTGGATCAGTGGGAGCCCCCCGCCATGGACAGAGCAGGCAGCCAATCCATCAG TCAGCTCTTGCAGCACAAGATGGCCTTTGCAAGGGTCAGCCCATTCTGGACCTGCTTTGAGCGCGCCGAACCAGCCTGGTCCCCTTTCTGCCGGGCTGCGTCCACACGCAACCTCTCCTGGGACTGCAAACAAtcaagatgggcagtggagaaggTTGGCTCAGAGGCGGGCCCCAGCGAGCTGCGCAAACCCTGCTTGCGCGAACGGGCCTACTCAGAGAGTCACCTCTGCGTTGAGCCGGCCGGCATGTCTGCAAGGGAGTGGCGAGAAGTCCCGTTGGCCAAGCTGGAGGAGACGGGGCAGAAGTCGCCCTTGTGCCAAGCCAGGAGAAAGGCTGTCCCCCCTCCACGGCCTCCTCCACCCAACTGGGAGAAGTACCGCCCCTCCTGGGCTTCACATCAACAGCTTCTCCCTGCCCAGGCCGGCCTGCCCGCACACTCAGACGACTCTTGGGGCCCCAACCAGAGCGGCCTCGAAGCAGCCAGGCAGCGGTCTCGGAGCCTGCCTGCAGAGCGGCTGTGGAGCAACAGGCCTCAGCTGCAGAGCCCACCACTGCCTTCTGTGGCACCTAGTGGTGCCCTTTCCCTCCAGGAGCAAAACAACCACCACTTCTACTGCCACAGTTCGCCACACCGGAGCCTGGAGTGGCTGATGCCCGAGGCGAGTGGCCAGAGTGGCTCTCCCAGGCAAGTGGCCTCACATTTGGCCTCCAGTGTTCAGGGTGCCAAGTGGCTGGAGGGCGGAGTTCGGAAGACAGTCCCAGGGGAGGCATCGGCTGA GGCAGCCACTCCCTTGGCGGAGGAAGCCACCGATGAGCACCCTCTGGACGAGGAGCAGGAGAGGCCGGTTAGCAGCCCCTTGGAGCCATCCCCCAGCCTGC ACCCCCCACACTGTGTGCCAGCGTCCAGGGATGCCACAGGAGAGAGCAGCTGGGCCAGCTGGAGGGCAGGGCCGCCCCCCTCACGCCTGAATTCGGAAGAGCTGATGCGAGACGTGGCGGGCAGGGACCGCTCCCTGGCCAGAGTGCTGAGCTCTGGTTTGGGGCTCAGGTCAGCAGCTGAGGTGATGGGCGACCTCTTTCCTGCAAGCGATGGCCCCCCATGGAGAGGGCAGGACTGGTCTCCACTGGGGAGTGGACCCAGCTGCCCTGAAAG GCAGCAGATGCCCCTGGAGCCCCCAGCCAGCGGAGGAGCCACCAGCCCCACCACCTCCTTGACTTATTACAACCTGTCAGCAAGCAAGGCCGAGCTGCTGAGTAAGACGATGGACCGGTCTCAGGTGGCCACTGCCGGTTCAGAAGAGGAGGAGCTGGACCCTGACCTGGCGCAGAAGAAG GTGCAGCTGATTGAGAGCATTGGACGGAAGCTGGCAGTGCTGCAGGAGGCCCAGCAGGGTCTGCAGGATGAGCTGAGTGCCAATGTGGCCCTTGGCAGAGAGGTGGAGAACTATATCAAGGAGGCTTGCAAGCCCCACGAATTGGAGAAGTTCCGCCTCGTCATGGGCGACCTGGACAAGATGGTCAACCTGCTGCTCTCGCTGTCCGGGAGGCTGGCCCGGGTAGAGAATGCCCTTAGTGTCCTGGATGcagaggagggggaagaagaggaagaggagaag ATGGCTCTCCTGGAGAAGAAGCGGCAGCTTTTGGCGCAGCTGGAGGATGCCAAGGAGCTGCAGGAGCACGTGGCTCAGCGGGAGCAGCTTATCTCTGCCAGTGTCTCGCGCTGCCTACCTgctgagcagctgcaggactaTCAGCACTTTGTGCGCATGAAGTCTGCCCTGGCGATCCAGCAGCGGCAGCTGGACGAAAAGATCAAGCTGGGCGAGGAGCAGCTGCGGTGCCTCTGGGAGAGCCTGCCCCGGAGGCCCAGAGAGCACTAG